The Sus scrofa isolate TJ Tabasco breed Duroc chromosome X, Sscrofa11.1, whole genome shotgun sequence genome has a segment encoding these proteins:
- the LOC106506945 gene encoding uncharacterized protein LOC106506945 isoform X1, which produces MVMIDVLAPFQRGKYTGVGFGRLHLARSGGLLRLMNELFFSREASILCYLRERWLPSSPPLPHQCSGSQEPAGGGGALSSERTHRHAHARTRPPRDRGGRCALSFLAALPSPPPLFKSCSRSFLLSFMCAVLLIQELGKRFRGPPAGRRTAGLRSRAERTRGQLGFVLPLAGVPGRKSLCGAGAHRCIGGLTPAPPHPPPKLEREILSGGHSALGPGGAHRPGEGLLVHKWLSPYRQMCSVIMVAPVARGPWGAPWAGREKGPGAGAPRGAARRRRRVGPSGLCRLPSRTASTEPGRPLAFHYRAYESSSPGKYVAIKINRPALSAEHNANYLWAVCAIFIIVQAPGASCLPASPARPGPLRAKLRAGCSGQGALGTQMGFQGRGRALACLTLQVESLTLVSGTHSTFVGGLLRAKLGGLRN; this is translated from the coding sequence ATGGTAATGATCGATGTGCTCGCCccttttcaaagaggaaaatacaCAGGTGTCGGCTTCGGGAGGCTCCACCTGGCCCGGTCAGGAGGCCTCCTCCGGCTTATGAATGAACTCTTTTTCTCCCGGGAAGCTTCGATTCTCTGCTACCTTCGCGAGCGctggctcccctcctcccctcccctcccccaccagtgCTCAGGCAGCCAGGAGCCTGCTGGCGGCGGCGGGGCTTTGTCATCGGaacgcacacacagacacgcacacgcGCGCACCCGGCCACCACGGGACCGCGGCGGCCGCTGCGCCTTGTCCTTCCTCGCTgcgctcccctccccgccccctctttTTAAGAGCTGCTCCAGatcctttcttctgtcttttatgTGTGCGGTCCTTTTAATCCAGGAGCTCGGGAAGCGGTTTAGGGGGCCTCCCGCGGGGCGCAGGACGGCAGGGCTCAGGTCGCGCGCGGAGAGGACGCGTGGGCAGCTGGGCTTTGTTCTGCCCCTTGCCGGGGTCCCGGGGCGGAAAAGCCTCTGCGGCGCTGGGGCCCACCGGTGCATCGGCGGGCTAACAccagcacctccccaccccccaccaaaactGGAACGTGAAATCCTCTCCGGAGGTCACTCCGCACTTGGTCCGGGTGGGGCGCATCGCCCTGGGGAGGGTCTCCTGGTCCACAAGTGGCTCTCCCCCTACAGACAAATGTGCAGCGTCATTATGGTGGCTCCTGTTGCTCGAGGCCCCTGGGGTGCTCCCTGGGCCGGACGAGAGAAGGGCCCAGGGGCTGGGGCTCCCCGGGGAGCTGCCCGGAGGAGACGCCGCGTCGGTCCCTCCGGCCTCTGCCGGCTGCCTTCCCGGACCGCGAGCACAGAGCCAGGGCGGCCTCTCGCCTTTCATTACCGGGCCTACGAAAGCAGCAGCCCAGGCAAATATGTAGCTATTAAAATTAATCGCCCTGCGTTGTCAGCTGAACATAATGCAAATTATTTATGGGCTGTCTGCGCAATATTTATCATCGTGCAGGCTCCAGGCGCTTCGTGCCTCCCGgcctcccccgcccgccccggcCCACTCAGGGCGAAGCTGCGAGCAGGCTGCAGCGGCCAGGGGGCTCTGGGCACCCAAATGGGGTTCCAAGGGCGAGGCCGCGCACTAGCCTGCCTTACGTTACAGGTTGAGAGCCTCACTTTGGTGTCTGGCACGCATTCCACATTTGTTGGAGGCCTACTACGTGCAAAATTAGGAGGTCTGCGAAATTAG